GACTGGCACCGGTGCACGCGCCTCAAGGGCGAGGACTACAGTCCGTGCGAGTACTTCAAGAAGTGCTACAAGTCCCTGTGCCCCAACTCTTGGATAGAGCAATGGGACACGCAGATCGCAGAGAACCGCTTCCCCGGCAAGATCCTGTGAACGTGGCGCGTTGCGCTCACGCCTGCTGTTAGTGATTCACCAGAGAAGGCACGTGTGTCATATTGGGTTTTGTGTTGTATCTACttgtacattttatatttcttctgttttaaattgtaaattcgATGTGCCCCTGTGTACTTTGTacagtacaaacaaattaaaaagctGAGATAAAGTAGTACACAAGTTAAACAGTGTTTTCTTTTAAACTAAAACATCCTGGTGTTTGATGTCATCCTTGTTTCCTTACAAGAAAGTGTTCCTAGATGAGGTTTGTTTTCCTGCCCATTGTATTCTCTTTGGCCATGGTGCTGATAAACTTGAAGCTTTAAGTGAAACGGTTACGTATTCAAAAATAGACTTAAGTTCAATTTTGTCAATCTCTTCTCATACCTTCAAGGGTTCAACACATGAGGACATGGGGGAGATTGGGTATATAACACCTCCGCCTTTTCCTTAACAAAATCCTAAATTTCTATCTGTCCCACatccccaacaaaaaaaaaaagaaaaagaaaacatggAAGCAAACAGTGGGCAAAGTGGATTACCAACTtgctcccctccctcccccaaaTAAAATTCT
Above is a genomic segment from Bacillus rossius redtenbacheri isolate Brsri chromosome 7, Brsri_v3, whole genome shotgun sequence containing:
- the LOC134534034 gene encoding cytochrome c oxidase subunit 6B1 isoform X1, translating into MSSQVVPKHAEVELNTCPFDPRFPNQNQTKYCYQSYVDWHRCTRLKGEDYSPCEYFKKCYKSLCPNSWIEQWDTQIAENRFPGKIL
- the LOC134534034 gene encoding cytochrome c oxidase subunit 6B1 isoform X2, which gives rise to MPGKAEIVPEEIMQTAPFDPRFPNVNQTKYCYQSYVDWHRCTRLKGEDYSPCEYFKKCYKSLCPNSWIEQWDTQIAENRFPGKIL